The following are from one region of the Siniperca chuatsi isolate FFG_IHB_CAS linkage group LG13, ASM2008510v1, whole genome shotgun sequence genome:
- the LOC122887644 gene encoding uncharacterized protein LOC122887644 isoform X1, translating into MATRAAYFSPSEAQILMEAYEEVKDIIKKKGNTATVIKQREKAWQSIADRLNALNMNGPKRTWQQVKIKYKNILQNAVKKNTHRQGTGGGSPKADLTPAEDMALELNKGRPVLEGIPGGKETSIGSSQDATRFIQVSGSTVFLLEPPAQAPGDADPGESPSAAATAHDGDDDEERPSLWIPEGMRTQMLYSGKTSLATYSKKMTQLKIKISNQYNQVIVIRHQPLLPTPPAPGVATSLYEGPKLCVPFCSDNGMPILARCGG; encoded by the exons ATGGCAACTAGAGCCGCGTACTTTTCCCCGTCGGAAGCACAAATCCTCATGGAGGCATACGAGGAGGTAAAAGATATAATTAAGAAGAAAGGCAACACCGCCACAGTgataaagcaaagagaaaaagcgTGGCAAAGTATTGCAGACCGCCTGAATGC ATTAAACATGAACGGGCCAAAGCGGACATGGCAGCAGGTCAAAATCAAATACAAGAACATTCTGCAGAATG CAGTGAAAAAGAATACCCACAGACAAGGCACGGGTGGTGGGTCACCAAAGGCTGACCTTACCCCAGCAGAGGACATGGCCTTGGAGCTAAATAAAGGCAGGCCCGTCTTAGAGGGGATCCCTGGGGGGAAAGAGACGAGCATAGGTTCCTCCCAAGATGCCACCCGCTTCATTCAAG TGTCTGGAAGCACTGTGTTCCTGTTAGAGCCACCAGCACAAGCACCAGGCGATGCTGATCCA GGTGAAAGCCCcagtgcagcagcaacagcacatGATGGAGACGATGATGAGGAGAGACCATCTCTGTGGATTCCAGAAGGCATGAG GACCCAGATGCTATACAGTGGGAAAACCAGCCTGGCAACATA CTCCAAGAAGATGACACagctcaaaataaaaattag caatCAGTACAACCAAGTCATCGTTATAAGGCACCAGCCTCTTTTGCCCACCCCCCCAGCACCAGGTGTGGCCACTAGCCTATATGAAGGCCCAAAATTGTGTGTTCCTTTCTGCTCTGACAATGGCATGCCCATTCTTGCGAGATGTGGTGGATGA
- the LOC122887644 gene encoding uncharacterized protein LOC122887644 isoform X2 produces MATRAAYFSPSEAQILMEAYEEVKDIIKKKGNTATVIKQREKAWQSIADRLNALNMNGPKRTWQQVKIKYKNILQNAVKKNTHRQGTGGGSPKADLTPAEDMALELNKGRPVLEGIPGGKETSIGSSQDATRFIQVSGSTVFLLEPPAQAPGDADPGESPSAAATAHDGDDDEERPSLWIPEGMRTQMLYSGKTSLAT; encoded by the exons ATGGCAACTAGAGCCGCGTACTTTTCCCCGTCGGAAGCACAAATCCTCATGGAGGCATACGAGGAGGTAAAAGATATAATTAAGAAGAAAGGCAACACCGCCACAGTgataaagcaaagagaaaaagcgTGGCAAAGTATTGCAGACCGCCTGAATGC ATTAAACATGAACGGGCCAAAGCGGACATGGCAGCAGGTCAAAATCAAATACAAGAACATTCTGCAGAATG CAGTGAAAAAGAATACCCACAGACAAGGCACGGGTGGTGGGTCACCAAAGGCTGACCTTACCCCAGCAGAGGACATGGCCTTGGAGCTAAATAAAGGCAGGCCCGTCTTAGAGGGGATCCCTGGGGGGAAAGAGACGAGCATAGGTTCCTCCCAAGATGCCACCCGCTTCATTCAAG TGTCTGGAAGCACTGTGTTCCTGTTAGAGCCACCAGCACAAGCACCAGGCGATGCTGATCCA GGTGAAAGCCCcagtgcagcagcaacagcacatGATGGAGACGATGATGAGGAGAGACCATCTCTGTGGATTCCAGAAGGCATGAG GACCCAGATGCTATACAGTGGGAAAACCAGCCTGGCAACATA A
- the LOC122887644 gene encoding uncharacterized protein LOC122887644 isoform X3, which yields MPVKKNTHRQGTGGGSPKADLTPAEDMALELNKGRPVLEGIPGGKETSIGSSQDATRFIQVSGSTVFLLEPPAQAPGDADPGESPSAAATAHDGDDDEERPSLWIPEGMRTQMLYSGKTSLATYSKKMTQLKIKISNQYNQVIVIRHQPLLPTPPAPGVATSLYEGPKLCVPFCSDNGMPILARCGG from the exons ATGC CAGTGAAAAAGAATACCCACAGACAAGGCACGGGTGGTGGGTCACCAAAGGCTGACCTTACCCCAGCAGAGGACATGGCCTTGGAGCTAAATAAAGGCAGGCCCGTCTTAGAGGGGATCCCTGGGGGGAAAGAGACGAGCATAGGTTCCTCCCAAGATGCCACCCGCTTCATTCAAG TGTCTGGAAGCACTGTGTTCCTGTTAGAGCCACCAGCACAAGCACCAGGCGATGCTGATCCA GGTGAAAGCCCcagtgcagcagcaacagcacatGATGGAGACGATGATGAGGAGAGACCATCTCTGTGGATTCCAGAAGGCATGAG GACCCAGATGCTATACAGTGGGAAAACCAGCCTGGCAACATA CTCCAAGAAGATGACACagctcaaaataaaaattag caatCAGTACAACCAAGTCATCGTTATAAGGCACCAGCCTCTTTTGCCCACCCCCCCAGCACCAGGTGTGGCCACTAGCCTATATGAAGGCCCAAAATTGTGTGTTCCTTTCTGCTCTGACAATGGCATGCCCATTCTTGCGAGATGTGGTGGATGA